A region of Paractinoplanes abujensis DNA encodes the following proteins:
- a CDS encoding DUF3455 domain-containing protein, which produces MLDTKRSRVRAAAGAGMVAVVATIGAVTFNASAAEQAPVAPAAVGADARAVSIPGIPAAIKPPKGAKPIGAYIVASGTQTYTCSANLKYEGGSTPEAQLIGTGGRVHHFGGPSWQSTRDGSKVTAKKEAESPRAGTIPELLLKVDTSTGGGVLGKATYISRLLTSGGTAPTEACTAGQTKAVKYGAVYVFWTN; this is translated from the coding sequence ATGCTTGACACGAAGCGTTCCCGGGTCCGCGCCGCCGCTGGGGCCGGCATGGTGGCTGTCGTGGCCACCATCGGCGCGGTGACCTTCAACGCCTCCGCCGCGGAGCAGGCGCCCGTCGCGCCGGCCGCCGTGGGTGCCGACGCCCGCGCGGTCTCCATCCCGGGCATCCCCGCGGCCATCAAGCCGCCCAAGGGCGCCAAGCCGATCGGCGCTTACATCGTCGCGAGCGGCACCCAGACGTACACCTGCAGCGCCAACCTCAAGTACGAGGGCGGCTCCACTCCCGAGGCGCAGCTGATCGGCACCGGCGGCCGCGTCCACCACTTCGGCGGCCCGAGCTGGCAGTCCACCCGCGACGGTTCCAAGGTCACGGCCAAGAAGGAGGCCGAGAGCCCGCGCGCCGGCACGATCCCGGAGCTGCTGCTCAAGGTCGACACCAGCACCGGCGGCGGCGTGCTCGGCAAGGCCACCTACATCAGCCGGCTGCTCACCTCGGGCGGCACCGCGCCCACCGAGGCCTGCACCGCGGGCCAGACCAAGGCCGTGAAGTACGGCGCGGTCTACGTGTTCTGGACCAACTGA
- a CDS encoding nuclear transport factor 2 family protein: MTSRLEELATDNLLRVFGERDPRARAAAVAETYAEDVVFTDAEEELTGRDALAAKAQKLLDQAPGFVFQPVGPVRTVGNLAMLSWQLGPAGAPPVVTGIDISIVENDRIVKLYTVVNEAPAA; this comes from the coding sequence ATGACTAGTCGCCTCGAGGAACTGGCCACCGACAACCTGCTGCGCGTGTTCGGGGAGCGTGACCCGCGGGCGCGGGCCGCGGCCGTCGCCGAGACCTACGCCGAGGACGTCGTCTTCACCGACGCCGAGGAGGAACTGACCGGCCGCGACGCGCTCGCCGCCAAGGCGCAGAAACTGCTCGACCAGGCCCCGGGCTTCGTCTTCCAGCCCGTCGGGCCGGTGCGGACGGTGGGCAACCTGGCGATGCTGTCGTGGCAGCTCGGCCCGGCAGGCGCACCCCCGGTCGTCACGGGGATCGACATCTCGATCGTCGAGAACGACCGGATCGTCAAGCTCTACACCGTCGTGAACGAGGCCCCGGCCGCGTGA
- a CDS encoding CsbD family protein: MAFDDKVDNKAEEVGGKVKEGVGRATDDEQLEAEGRADQGKSKLKQAGENIKDAFKS, encoded by the coding sequence ATGGCATTCGACGACAAGGTCGACAACAAGGCCGAAGAGGTCGGCGGCAAGGTCAAGGAGGGCGTCGGCCGGGCCACGGACGACGAGCAGCTCGAGGCCGAGGGCCGGGCCGACCAGGGCAAGTCGAAGCTCAAGCAGGCCGGCGAGAACATCAAGGACGCGTTCAAGTCCTGA
- a CDS encoding DUF3159 domain-containing protein has product MTQPESLAQLLNGRRAAIDATLPTIGFVTGWLVFGQSIGAGAVVAVVLALGLSLWRLRQGDKPRAVVIGLLGVCVAALIALYTGRAEDFFLIQLFSNAASALAWAVSIVVRWPLLGLVVGGVLGQKTRWRRDPALLRSYGLASWVWVLQYVVRVAVFLPLYAAGQVFALGVMRVALTWPLVAACLAVSWWVIRRTLPPGHPGLRHPVAPAAPEAAGEKSHPAV; this is encoded by the coding sequence ATGACGCAGCCGGAGTCACTCGCGCAGCTGCTCAACGGGCGGCGAGCCGCGATCGACGCGACCCTGCCCACGATCGGATTCGTCACGGGCTGGCTGGTCTTCGGCCAGTCCATCGGGGCCGGCGCGGTCGTGGCCGTGGTCCTGGCGCTCGGCCTGTCCCTGTGGCGGCTGCGCCAGGGCGACAAGCCCCGCGCGGTCGTGATCGGCCTGCTCGGCGTGTGCGTGGCCGCGCTGATCGCGCTCTACACCGGCCGCGCCGAGGACTTCTTCCTGATCCAGCTGTTCAGCAACGCGGCCAGCGCCCTGGCCTGGGCGGTCAGCATCGTCGTGCGGTGGCCGCTGCTCGGCCTCGTGGTCGGCGGCGTGCTCGGGCAGAAGACCCGGTGGCGGCGTGACCCGGCCTTGCTGCGCTCGTACGGGCTGGCCAGCTGGGTGTGGGTGCTGCAGTACGTCGTACGGGTGGCGGTCTTCCTGCCCCTCTACGCCGCCGGGCAGGTCTTCGCGCTGGGCGTGATGCGCGTGGCTCTGACCTGGCCGCTGGTCGCCGCGTGCCTGGCCGTGAGCTGGTGGGTCATCCGCCGCACCCTGCCGCCCGGCCACCCCGGCCTGCGCCACCCGGTGGCCCCCGCAGCGCCGGAAGCCGCCGGGGAGAAGTCGCACCCGGCGGTATGA
- a CDS encoding family 43 glycosylhydrolase: MRKLIIAVLAVVLLVPAAPAVAAPPVGYTNPIASQRADAHIWKHTDGYYYLTATVPEYDRIVLRRATTIQGLSSAAETVIWRKHTSGEMSANIWAPEIHFIDGKWYVYFTAGRADDRFRIRMYVLESSAANPLTGAWTERGRIVTPWDTFSLDETTFVHNGVRYLAWAQQEPGIATNSNLYLARLSNPWTITGTPVRLSVPTLAWETRGYAVNEGPAVIVRNGRVFMTYSASATDANYCLGMLTASASANLLSASSWTKAAGPVFATSAATGQYGPGHNSFTVAEDGQSDLIVYHDRSYRDIAGDPLNDPNRRTRVQKFYWIDGAPTFGIPIPDGLHPVRLRSHNAPDRYIRHWEFRARLDPDVTVLADSQFRIVPGLAGNGSVSLESTNYPGYYLRHRNNEAWVDRSDGSALFRSDASFVRRAGLADAAGVSFESVNFPGRYLRHVNYLLRLETAADATSRADATFHLE, from the coding sequence ATGAGGAAGCTGATCATCGCGGTCCTGGCGGTAGTCCTGCTGGTCCCGGCCGCACCGGCGGTCGCCGCGCCGCCGGTGGGCTACACCAACCCGATCGCCAGCCAGCGGGCCGACGCCCACATCTGGAAGCACACCGACGGCTACTACTACTTGACAGCCACGGTTCCGGAGTACGACCGCATCGTGCTGCGGCGCGCTACCACGATCCAGGGCCTGAGCAGCGCCGCCGAGACCGTGATCTGGCGCAAGCACACCAGCGGCGAGATGAGCGCGAACATCTGGGCCCCGGAGATCCACTTCATCGACGGCAAGTGGTACGTCTACTTCACGGCCGGGCGCGCCGACGACCGGTTCCGCATCCGCATGTACGTCCTGGAGAGCTCGGCGGCCAATCCGCTCACCGGCGCGTGGACCGAGCGCGGCCGGATCGTCACGCCGTGGGACACGTTCTCGCTCGACGAGACCACGTTCGTGCACAACGGCGTCCGCTATCTGGCCTGGGCGCAGCAGGAGCCGGGCATCGCGACCAACTCGAACCTCTACCTGGCCCGCCTGAGCAACCCCTGGACCATCACCGGCACCCCCGTACGCCTGTCCGTGCCCACCCTTGCCTGGGAGACCCGGGGCTACGCGGTCAACGAGGGCCCGGCCGTGATCGTGCGCAACGGACGCGTCTTCATGACGTACTCGGCCAGCGCCACCGACGCCAATTACTGCCTCGGCATGCTCACCGCCTCGGCCTCGGCCAACCTGCTCAGCGCGTCGTCGTGGACCAAGGCGGCCGGCCCGGTCTTCGCGACCAGCGCGGCCACCGGCCAGTACGGGCCGGGGCACAACTCGTTCACCGTGGCCGAGGACGGGCAGAGCGACCTGATCGTCTACCACGACCGCAGCTATCGGGACATCGCGGGCGACCCGCTCAACGACCCGAACCGGCGTACGCGGGTGCAGAAGTTCTACTGGATCGACGGAGCGCCCACCTTCGGCATCCCGATTCCTGACGGCCTTCATCCCGTACGGCTGAGGTCGCACAACGCCCCCGATCGGTACATCCGGCACTGGGAGTTCCGCGCCCGCCTCGACCCGGACGTGACGGTACTGGCCGACTCACAGTTCCGGATCGTGCCCGGCCTGGCCGGCAACGGCTCGGTGTCGCTCGAATCGACCAACTACCCCGGCTACTACTTGCGCCACCGCAACAACGAGGCCTGGGTCGACCGGTCCGACGGCTCCGCGCTGTTCAGGTCCGACGCCAGCTTCGTACGCCGGGCCGGGCTGGCCGACGCGGCCGGCGTGTCGTTCGAGTCGGTGAACTTCCCCGGCCGCTACCTGCGGCACGTCAACTACCTGCTACGACTCGAGACGGCCGCCGACGCCACGAGCCGCGCCGACGCCACCTTCCACCTGGAGTGA
- a CDS encoding family 43 glycosylhydrolase codes for MSSVFRRLLALLLAVAVVFVPALPASAAPGRTYANPVKPVKGADPWIQFHDGNYYMISTSWTSELTMRKSPTLAGLATAPSIQVYRETVADRCCNIWAPEMHFLNGRWYLYYTAGAGGSNYDSQRLHVLESAGSDPLGPYTYKNRIQGGGATGWLIDGSILKVGSALYVIASAFTTATQNLVIAPLSNPYTVSGSFTTISTPTLGWERQGGDVNEGPAALYRNGRTMIVYSASACWGPDYKLGLLTLTGSNPLSASSWTKGGNPVFQRSDANSVYGPGHHGIFSSPDGTESWIVYHANDGVGEGCDNNRTTRAQKFTWNSDNTPNFGTPMRLGTTAPGPAGETASTPASYRVVNRNSGKCLDVADGNAADGTNVRQWACNGAAAQHWRIEDQGDDTNRLVNVATGKALDVADCSSADGADIRQWTWLNNTCQRFRLVYTATGGWVRLVNAATGKVADVAACGTGDGADVRQWSWLSNTCQQWQVVPA; via the coding sequence ATGAGCTCCGTGTTTCGAAGACTTCTCGCCCTCTTGCTCGCGGTCGCCGTCGTGTTCGTGCCGGCCTTGCCCGCGAGCGCCGCCCCCGGCCGTACGTATGCGAACCCCGTCAAGCCGGTCAAGGGCGCCGACCCGTGGATCCAGTTCCACGACGGCAACTACTACATGATCTCGACGTCGTGGACCTCCGAACTGACCATGCGCAAATCGCCGACCCTGGCCGGGCTGGCCACCGCGCCCAGCATCCAGGTCTATCGCGAGACCGTGGCCGACCGCTGCTGCAACATCTGGGCGCCGGAGATGCACTTCCTCAACGGCCGCTGGTATCTCTACTACACGGCCGGCGCGGGCGGCTCCAACTACGACAGTCAGCGCCTGCACGTGCTGGAAAGCGCCGGCAGCGACCCCTTGGGGCCGTACACGTACAAGAACCGCATCCAGGGCGGCGGCGCGACCGGCTGGCTGATCGACGGCAGCATCCTCAAGGTCGGCAGCGCGCTCTACGTGATCGCCAGCGCGTTCACCACCGCGACGCAGAACCTGGTCATCGCCCCGTTGAGCAACCCGTACACGGTCAGCGGCTCCTTCACGACGATCTCGACGCCGACCCTGGGCTGGGAACGTCAGGGCGGCGACGTCAACGAGGGACCGGCCGCGCTCTACCGCAACGGCCGCACGATGATCGTGTATTCGGCCAGCGCCTGCTGGGGCCCCGACTACAAGCTGGGCCTGCTCACGCTGACCGGCTCGAACCCGCTGAGCGCGTCGTCGTGGACCAAGGGCGGTAACCCGGTCTTCCAGCGCAGCGACGCCAACAGCGTGTACGGCCCCGGCCACCACGGCATCTTCAGTTCGCCCGACGGCACCGAGAGCTGGATCGTCTATCACGCGAACGACGGTGTGGGTGAGGGCTGCGACAACAACCGCACGACGCGCGCGCAGAAGTTCACGTGGAACAGCGACAACACCCCGAATTTCGGTACGCCGATGCGTCTGGGCACCACCGCACCGGGTCCGGCGGGGGAGACGGCGAGCACGCCGGCCTCGTACCGGGTCGTCAACCGGAACAGCGGGAAGTGCCTGGACGTGGCCGACGGCAACGCCGCGGACGGCACGAACGTGCGGCAATGGGCCTGTAACGGCGCGGCCGCCCAGCACTGGCGGATAGAGGATCAGGGCGACGACACGAATCGCCTGGTCAACGTGGCCACCGGCAAGGCGCTGGACGTGGCCGACTGCTCGTCCGCCGACGGCGCCGACATCCGGCAGTGGACCTGGCTCAACAACACTTGTCAGCGGTTCCGGCTGGTCTACACGGCCACCGGGGGCTGGGTGCGGCTGGTCAACGCGGCCACCGGCAAGGTCGCCGACGTGGCCGCCTGCGGCACCGGCGACGGCGCCGACGTACGGCAGTGGTCGTGGCTTTCCAACACCTGCCAGCAGTGGCAGGTGGTGCCGGCATGA
- a CDS encoding cellulose binding domain-containing protein yields MRRRSFAAGLAATVAVTGGAAVLTALPASAAAGCRVAYAVSSSWPGGFGANVTITNLGDPLSSWTLVWSYGNGQSVTQAWNTSLTQSGSTVTARNTGYNGSLATNGTVSFGFNASASGTNSVPTAFTLNGTACTGSATPTTPPVTTPPPSGGGVPSDAVWVNSGQWATWQNSGYTLYNNIWGGGAGSQTIWARSGTNWGVVADHPRTSGVKSYPNTGRTLNRRLSSLSRVTSSFNVSVPADGDYATTYDIWADNHAYEVMIWTNQHGAVGPIAEQYDANGAVPNVRNLTVGGHTWNVYRGSNGANAVFSFIRTNTGSGTIDLLAVMNWLRSNNWWGDVTVGELQFGFEITGTAGRSNFTTNSFALSYS; encoded by the coding sequence ATGCGCAGACGTAGTTTTGCGGCCGGGCTGGCCGCGACCGTAGCCGTGACCGGAGGGGCGGCCGTCCTCACCGCCCTGCCCGCGTCGGCCGCGGCCGGGTGCCGGGTGGCCTACGCGGTCAGCAGCTCGTGGCCGGGCGGGTTCGGCGCCAACGTGACGATCACCAATCTGGGCGATCCGCTCAGCTCGTGGACGCTCGTCTGGTCGTACGGGAACGGGCAGTCGGTCACCCAGGCCTGGAACACGAGCCTCACGCAGAGCGGCTCGACCGTCACGGCTCGCAACACCGGCTACAACGGCTCGCTGGCCACGAACGGGACCGTGTCGTTCGGGTTCAACGCCTCGGCGAGCGGCACCAACTCCGTGCCCACGGCCTTCACCCTGAACGGGACGGCCTGCACCGGGTCGGCGACACCCACCACGCCGCCGGTGACCACTCCCCCGCCCTCCGGTGGCGGCGTGCCGTCGGATGCCGTCTGGGTCAACTCGGGGCAGTGGGCGACGTGGCAGAACAGCGGCTACACGCTCTACAACAACATCTGGGGCGGGGGCGCGGGCTCGCAGACGATCTGGGCCCGCAGCGGCACGAACTGGGGTGTGGTGGCCGACCACCCGCGCACCAGCGGCGTGAAGTCGTACCCGAACACCGGCCGGACGCTCAACCGCAGGCTGAGCTCGCTGTCCCGCGTGACCAGCTCGTTCAACGTCTCCGTGCCCGCGGACGGGGACTATGCGACCACGTACGACATCTGGGCCGACAATCACGCGTACGAGGTCATGATCTGGACCAATCAGCACGGCGCGGTGGGTCCGATCGCCGAGCAGTACGACGCGAACGGGGCCGTGCCGAACGTGCGGAACCTGACCGTGGGCGGCCACACGTGGAACGTCTACCGCGGCTCGAACGGCGCCAACGCGGTGTTCTCGTTCATCCGCACCAACACCGGCTCGGGCACGATCGACCTGCTGGCCGTCATGAACTGGCTGCGCAGCAACAACTGGTGGGGCGACGTGACAGTGGGTGAGCTGCAGTTCGGCTTCGAGATCACGGGCACCGCGGGCCGGTCGAACTTCACGACGAACAGCTTCGCGCTCAGCTACAGCTGA
- a CDS encoding ATP-binding protein: protein MPAAGAGIVSLRSVGEYLIVRIDDRGAFADPPAGRVPPAVHIRGGRGLGLVNHLCDLVRMHSRRDGTSIRVHLHGVQL from the coding sequence GTGCCCGCGGCCGGAGCGGGGATCGTCTCCCTCCGGTCGGTGGGCGAATACCTGATCGTGCGGATCGACGACCGTGGCGCCTTCGCCGATCCGCCGGCCGGTCGGGTGCCACCGGCCGTGCACATCCGCGGTGGGCGCGGGCTGGGGCTCGTCAACCACCTGTGCGACCTCGTACGCATGCACAGCCGGCGCGACGGCACCAGCATCCGCGTCCACCTGCACGGGGTTCAGCTGTAG
- a CDS encoding metallophosphoesterase family protein, giving the protein MRLAHVTDLHFGAEAPEVVAGLRQDLAAREVDRVLVGGDLTMRARDEQFSAARDLLDTIGTPWTSVPGNHDLPLDRPSRAYGGLDSYRRLIDERAEPVVRDGGLLLLGLSSPRPYLWKGGRLDAGQVRRIGTDLAPEARLKVLMLHHPVFRSPQRPHEALVHGAGAALRAAATVRTDLILCGHDHVAAQAALPGGMIGVLSGTACSWRVRAGESQSYTVVDLAGDRLTLTVREWHDGAFRERSAVEWRRSAHGWQA; this is encoded by the coding sequence ATGCGCCTGGCCCACGTCACCGACCTGCATTTCGGGGCCGAGGCGCCTGAGGTGGTGGCGGGGCTGCGCCAGGACCTGGCCGCCCGCGAGGTGGACCGGGTGCTGGTCGGGGGCGATCTGACCATGCGGGCCCGCGACGAGCAGTTCAGCGCCGCCCGCGACCTGCTCGACACGATCGGCACGCCATGGACGAGCGTGCCGGGCAATCACGACCTGCCGCTCGATCGGCCCTCCCGCGCGTACGGGGGCCTGGACTCTTATCGCCGCCTGATCGACGAGCGGGCCGAGCCCGTGGTGCGCGACGGCGGGTTGCTGCTGCTCGGGCTGAGCTCGCCCCGGCCGTACCTGTGGAAAGGGGGACGGCTCGACGCGGGCCAGGTGCGCCGGATCGGGACCGACCTGGCTCCCGAGGCCCGGCTCAAGGTGCTGATGCTGCACCACCCGGTGTTCCGGTCGCCGCAGCGGCCGCACGAGGCGCTGGTGCACGGGGCCGGGGCGGCCCTGCGCGCGGCGGCCACGGTACGCACCGATCTGATCCTGTGCGGGCACGACCATGTGGCGGCGCAGGCGGCCCTGCCCGGCGGCATGATCGGCGTGCTCAGCGGGACGGCCTGCTCGTGGCGCGTGCGGGCCGGTGAGAGCCAGTCGTACACGGTGGTCGATTTGGCCGGCGACCGGCTGACGCTCACCGTCCGGGAGTGGCACGACGGCGCGTTCCGCGAGCGCTCCGCCGTCGAGTGGCGGCGCTCAGCCCACGGCTGGCAGGCCTGA